In Ruminococcus sp. HUN007, a genomic segment contains:
- a CDS encoding cob(I)yrinic acid a,c-diamide adenosyltransferase has protein sequence MKKTGADVYFCDFQNMRFFSKMNDEERAAVISSHNENLKKVLASDYDFIVLDEFGDAVLNNAVDAGLTDKILSLSGCEIIITGHTPCDRILGVADYITEFKCIAHPYQKGIKARKGIEF, from the coding sequence TTGAAGAAAACCGGCGCAGATGTGTATTTCTGTGATTTTCAGAATATGCGTTTCTTCAGTAAGATGAACGATGAAGAACGTGCCGCTGTTATCAGTTCGCATAATGAAAATCTGAAAAAAGTTCTGGCCTCAGATTATGATTTTATTGTACTTGATGAATTCGGTGACGCAGTCCTTAATAATGCTGTCGATGCCGGTCTTACTGATAAGATACTTTCACTTTCCGGCTGTGAGATCATTATTACCGGTCATACTCCCTGTGACAGGATACTCGGAGTGGCCGACTATATAACAGAGTTTAAATGTATCGCCCATCCGTATCAGAAGGGGATAAAAGCCCGGAAAGGTATTGAATTTTGA
- a CDS encoding histidine phosphatase family protein, giving the protein MLYIMRHGRTDWNDMHKLQGRTDIPLNSSGREMAEKACEEYKDVPLDICFCSPLVRAKETAEIVLKGRNVPIITDDRLKEMCFGEYEGVENSFSDPSLPVNVIFKHPEEYKVSVGGAETFEELFSRTGEFLDEVVKPLMEQKKNVLIVGHGAMNLSIIGRVNALPIKDFWTPGIENCKMMKLSDTWK; this is encoded by the coding sequence ATGCTTTATATAATGAGACACGGAAGAACAGACTGGAACGATATGCACAAGCTTCAGGGCAGAACAGATATCCCGCTTAACAGTTCCGGCAGGGAAATGGCTGAGAAAGCTTGTGAGGAATATAAGGATGTTCCGCTTGATATATGTTTCTGTTCACCTCTTGTCCGTGCAAAGGAGACTGCTGAAATTGTTCTTAAAGGAAGAAATGTTCCGATAATAACTGATGACCGCCTTAAAGAAATGTGTTTCGGCGAATATGAAGGCGTTGAAAATTCGTTTTCAGATCCTTCTCTTCCTGTGAATGTCATTTTTAAGCATCCGGAAGAATACAAAGTTTCAGTCGGCGGTGCAGAAACCTTTGAAGAGTTATTTTCAAGGACAGGCGAATTCCTTGATGAGGTGGTAAAGCCATTAATGGAACAGAAAAAGAATGTTCTTATTGTAGGACATGGTGCTATGAACCTCAGTATAATCGGCAGGGTGAATGCTCTTCCGATAAAGGATTTCTGGACACCGGGAATCGAAAACTGCAAAATGATGAAGTTAAGTGATACATGGAAGTGA
- a CDS encoding glycoside hydrolase family 9 protein, which yields MNKIAIKAAAVCLSLSMCASAMLPAVSNVFETSNSTVVYAAESKVGKNLIENPECTSTKGFGLYLAGGADATLSAKDGALDVSISEVGTLNYGVQLNYPIIPLYKNGVYKLSFDIKSDVERYTEAMIQMDGGDYRSYVWTDCNVTTEWQTVEKKFTMEEDSDIAGKLCFNMGNQKKDADKDLGAHHFYVDNVKVEVVDDSQVDYSTFTAEETPILTNQLGYLPNATKIAVLRGEKAADKFSVVNADTKKEVYVSNISDAITNKSADETNYYADFSKVTEAGKYIIKWGDNESYPFEIGEKVYDDVLKESVYWLYTQRCGCEVKGDVVNHKACHTDKATVYKTDKKIDVSGGWHDAGDYGRYVVPAAKSVADLLLAYDTNKDLFADNTGIPESGNGVADILDEARYELEWMLKMQDTETGGAYHKVSCAQFPGFVMPEKETDELFVTPVSSTATADFCAAMAMAYTSYKSVDEAFANKCLDAAKAAWKWLEANPDYVFIDPVKDITTGDYADFKKKDKDERYWAAVEMLKATGDTKFEETIKSIGAQTGLGWSDMGTYGSISYLLMDESKQNAEIKSMVEKSLLSQAEDALEASKANPYGEALESYFWGCNMDVANMGILFTYADKIDSTKGFKQAAAEQINYLLGKNPLGNSFVTGFGTVASSHPHHRPSIALEKCVPGMVVGGPDSALEDNKAKAYLKDAAPAKCYVDDADSYSTNEVTIYWNSPFTTLLTQVLSADNAAVTEPTAEPTTEPTTEPTADPTATPTTEPTEEPTDKPTVEPTTEPTDKPTTEPTVMKGDIDGNGVVDITDVSLLSLYLIGDKKLSDTALKAADVDGDGDVRLTDAARMLQFLSKNITSFD from the coding sequence ATGAACAAAATCGCGATCAAGGCAGCAGCTGTTTGTCTTTCACTTTCTATGTGTGCATCAGCTATGCTTCCAGCAGTTTCAAACGTTTTTGAAACATCAAACAGCACAGTAGTTTACGCTGCTGAATCAAAGGTAGGCAAGAATCTTATCGAAAATCCTGAATGTACATCAACAAAGGGATTCGGTCTTTATCTTGCAGGCGGTGCAGATGCTACTCTTTCTGCTAAGGACGGAGCACTCGACGTAAGCATCAGTGAAGTTGGTACACTTAACTACGGTGTACAGCTCAACTATCCTATCATTCCTCTTTACAAGAACGGTGTTTACAAGCTCAGCTTCGATATCAAGAGCGACGTTGAAAGATATACTGAAGCTATGATCCAGATGGACGGCGGCGACTACCGTTCATATGTATGGACTGACTGCAATGTTACAACAGAATGGCAGACAGTTGAAAAGAAGTTCACAATGGAAGAAGATTCAGATATTGCTGGTAAGCTCTGCTTCAACATGGGTAATCAGAAGAAGGATGCTGACAAGGATCTCGGCGCTCATCACTTCTATGTTGATAACGTAAAGGTTGAAGTAGTTGATGACAGTCAGGTTGACTATTCAACATTCACAGCTGAAGAAACACCTATCCTTACAAACCAGCTCGGATATCTCCCGAACGCAACAAAGATTGCAGTTCTCCGCGGCGAAAAGGCTGCTGACAAGTTCTCAGTAGTAAACGCAGATACAAAGAAAGAAGTTTATGTAAGCAATATTTCTGATGCTATCACAAACAAATCAGCTGATGAAACAAACTACTATGCTGACTTCTCAAAGGTTACAGAAGCAGGCAAGTACATCATCAAGTGGGGCGACAATGAATCATATCCTTTTGAAATCGGTGAAAAGGTTTATGATGACGTTCTCAAGGAATCAGTTTACTGGCTCTACACACAGAGATGCGGATGCGAAGTTAAGGGCGACGTTGTAAATCACAAGGCTTGCCACACAGATAAGGCAACTGTTTACAAGACAGACAAGAAGATCGACGTTTCAGGCGGCTGGCACGATGCCGGTGACTACGGCAGATACGTAGTTCCTGCTGCAAAGTCAGTAGCAGACCTTCTTCTCGCATACGATACAAACAAGGATCTCTTCGCTGACAATACAGGTATTCCTGAGAGCGGCAACGGCGTAGCTGATATCCTCGATGAAGCTCGTTATGAACTCGAATGGATGCTCAAGATGCAGGATACAGAAACAGGCGGTGCTTACCACAAGGTATCATGCGCTCAGTTCCCTGGATTTGTAATGCCTGAAAAAGAAACTGACGAACTCTTCGTAACTCCTGTTTCTTCAACAGCTACAGCAGACTTCTGTGCTGCAATGGCTATGGCATATACAAGCTACAAGAGCGTTGATGAAGCATTCGCTAACAAGTGCCTCGATGCAGCAAAGGCAGCATGGAAGTGGCTTGAAGCTAACCCTGATTATGTATTCATCGATCCTGTAAAGGATATCACTACTGGTGACTACGCTGACTTCAAGAAGAAGGACAAGGATGAAAGATACTGGGCAGCAGTTGAAATGCTCAAGGCTACAGGCGATACAAAGTTTGAAGAAACAATCAAGAGCATAGGTGCTCAGACAGGTCTCGGCTGGTCAGATATGGGTACTTACGGTTCTATCTCATACCTCTTAATGGATGAATCAAAGCAGAACGCTGAAATAAAGAGCATGGTTGAAAAGTCACTTCTCAGCCAGGCTGAAGATGCACTTGAAGCATCAAAGGCTAATCCTTACGGTGAAGCTCTTGAATCATACTTCTGGGGCTGCAACATGGATGTAGCTAATATGGGTATCCTCTTTACATATGCTGACAAGATCGATTCAACAAAGGGATTCAAGCAGGCTGCTGCTGAACAGATCAACTACCTCCTTGGTAAGAACCCTCTCGGTAACAGCTTTGTAACAGGCTTCGGTACTGTAGCTTCATCACATCCGCACCACAGACCATCTATCGCTCTTGAAAAGTGCGTTCCTGGTATGGTAGTCGGCGGTCCTGACTCAGCTCTTGAAGATAACAAGGCTAAGGCATACCTCAAGGATGCAGCTCCTGCAAAGTGCTACGTTGACGACGCAGACAGCTACTCAACAAACGAAGTAACTATCTACTGGAACTCACCATTCACAACACTTCTTACACAGGTTCTTTCAGCTGACAACGCTGCTGTTACTGAACCAACAGCAGAACCTACTACAGAACCAACAACAGAGCCAACAGCTGATCCAACTGCAACACCAACTACAGAACCTACAGAAGAACCAACTGATAAGCCAACAGTTGAACCTACAACAGAACCTACAGATAAGCCAACAACTGAACCAACAGTTATGAAGGGCGACATCGACGGCAACGGCGTAGTTGATATTACAGACGTTTCACTTCTTTCACTCTATCTCATCGGTGACAAGAAGCTCAGTGATACAGCTCTTAAGGCTGCTGACGTAGACGGAGACGGCGACGTTCGTCTTACAGACGCTGCAAGAATGCTCCAGTTCCTTTCAAAGAATATCACTTCTTTTGACTGA
- the cbiD gene encoding cobalt-precorrin-5B (C(1))-methyltransferase CbiD, producing the protein MNSFIYRGTKKLRCGYTTGSCAAGGAKAAAEMLAGGKTVSRIELMTPAGIPLVLNVLDAELTNDYASCCIRKDSGDDPDITNGICIYAKVRKIHEGIVITGGEGIGKVTKPGLDQPPGEYAINSTPRRMIKEALEEISEKFGYSGGFHVTVYAPEGTETAKKTYNPRMGITGGISVIGTTGIVEPMSSTAVIDTIRAEANIHRMSGEDDLLLTVGNYSDTFMQNHLPELAGKAVMCSNFIGDALDIGVALGFKNILLVGHIGKLVKLGSGIMNTHSSYADGRMETFIACGALAGVSRDLLVLLPECITADAALDILEKDPAYMDCLNILTERIENYMSLRVKDQVRTAAVIFSDKHDLILKTSIADEIINKMQT; encoded by the coding sequence TTGAACAGTTTCATTTACCGCGGAACGAAGAAACTGCGCTGCGGTTATACGACCGGTTCATGTGCTGCAGGCGGTGCAAAAGCAGCAGCAGAAATGCTTGCCGGGGGAAAAACTGTTAGCCGGATCGAACTTATGACTCCTGCCGGGATCCCTCTTGTACTTAATGTTCTTGATGCTGAACTGACAAATGACTATGCTTCCTGCTGTATCCGCAAGGACAGCGGCGATGATCCCGATATAACAAACGGTATCTGTATTTACGCCAAAGTCAGAAAAATACATGAAGGCATTGTCATAACAGGAGGCGAGGGCATCGGAAAAGTTACAAAACCCGGACTGGATCAGCCTCCGGGTGAGTATGCCATAAACAGCACACCGCGTCGGATGATAAAGGAAGCACTTGAAGAAATCTCAGAAAAATTCGGTTATTCCGGTGGATTTCACGTTACTGTATATGCTCCGGAAGGAACCGAAACTGCTAAAAAGACCTATAATCCGCGAATGGGAATAACCGGAGGTATTTCGGTTATAGGAACGACTGGAATTGTCGAACCCATGAGCAGTACAGCTGTCATCGATACTATACGTGCTGAGGCGAATATTCACAGAATGTCCGGCGAGGATGATCTTCTGCTTACTGTCGGAAACTACAGTGATACTTTTATGCAGAACCATCTGCCTGAGCTTGCAGGAAAAGCCGTTATGTGCAGCAACTTTATCGGCGATGCTCTTGATATCGGCGTGGCACTCGGTTTTAAAAACATCCTGCTTGTCGGACATATTGGCAAGCTTGTCAAGCTCGGTTCCGGTATCATGAACACGCATTCATCCTATGCGGACGGAAGAATGGAGACCTTTATCGCCTGCGGTGCACTTGCCGGTGTTTCAAGAGATCTTCTTGTTTTACTTCCCGAATGCATTACTGCCGATGCTGCACTTGATATACTGGAAAAAGATCCTGCATACATGGATTGTCTTAATATACTCACAGAGCGTATTGAAAACTATATGAGCCTTCGTGTAAAAGATCAGGTCAGAACAGCTGCCGTTATCTTTTCTGATAAACATGATCTGATACTGAAAACATCGATTGCGGATGAGATCATTAATAAAATGCAGACTTAA
- a CDS encoding cob(I)yrinic acid a,c-diamide adenosyltransferase: MIHYYYGDGKGKTSSAVGALIRAAGSGMKCAMVQFFQEWYQQ; encoded by the coding sequence ATGATACATTACTATTACGGTGACGGAAAAGGGAAAACATCTTCTGCTGTCGGTGCGCTTATTCGTGCAGCAGGAAGCGGAATGAAATGTGCTATGGTTCAGTTTTTTCAAGAATGGTACCAGCAGTGA